One region of Caldisericum sp. genomic DNA includes:
- a CDS encoding 2-C-methyl-D-erythritol 2,4-cyclodiphosphate synthase: MEIRIGIGYDSHRFVKGRPLYLGGVEIPYDMGLLGHSDGDALIHAIIDAILGALSKGDIGRMFPDKDPRFYGIRSTELLKEVKIILDTHNAKIINIDSVVILEEPKIAPYTQSMAHCIASILGIEEHRVSIKGKTNEGMGFIGAKEGIVAIATVIVEIG, from the coding sequence TAGATTTGTAAAAGGAAGGCCTCTTTATCTTGGTGGGGTTGAGATCCCCTATGATATGGGGTTGTTAGGGCACTCAGATGGTGATGCACTAATCCATGCAATTATTGATGCAATTTTAGGTGCACTTTCTAAAGGTGACATTGGCAGGATGTTCCCCGATAAAGACCCAAGATTTTATGGCATAAGAAGTACAGAACTTTTAAAAGAAGTAAAAATTATTCTGGATACGCATAATGCAAAGATAATAAATATCGATTCGGTTGTTATCCTGGAAGAACCAAAAATTGCACCTTACACTCAGTCTATGGCTCATTGTATTGCTTCGATTTTAGGTATAGAGGAACACAGGGTTTCCATTAAAGGCAAGACAAACGAGGGCATGGGCTTTATTGGTGCAAAAGAAGGCATTGTTGCCATTGCAACTGTCATAGTTGAGATAGGGTAA